In the genome of Terribacillus sp. FSL K6-0262, one region contains:
- a CDS encoding ABC transporter ATP-binding protein produces the protein MENYVIEMLNIRKEFPGIVANDNITLQVKKGEIHALLGENGAGKSTLMNVLFGLYQPEQGEIRVEGKKVEINDPNAANRLGIGMVHQHFMLIDTFTVAQNIVLGSEPKKGLKIDMKKAIREVQELSDRYGLQVDATAKISDISVGMQQRVEILKTLYRGANVVILDEPTAVLTPQEIKELIVILRTLIKEGKSIILITHKLKEIMEVCDRCTVIRKGQGIGTVEVSETNPNELASLMVGREIRFSTEKQPGDPKETILSIKGLTVEDSRHVDMVKGLDLDIRAGEIVGIAGVDGNGQTELIEAITGLRKKKAGKVMLKNQDITDMPVRAITESGVGHIPQDRHKLGLVLDFSVGENIVLQTYYQKPYSKGGILSFKRIFDKAKTLIDEYDVRTPSHLTKARALSGGNQQKAIIGREIDRNPDLLIAAQPTRGLDVGAIEFIHKRLIEQRDQGKAVLLVSFELDEILNVSDRIAVMFDGKIIAVVDPKETNEQELGLLMAGSKLEKEGAQN, from the coding sequence ATGGAGAATTATGTAATCGAAATGCTGAACATTCGCAAAGAATTTCCCGGAATTGTCGCCAATGACAACATCACGCTTCAAGTGAAAAAAGGTGAGATCCATGCGCTGCTGGGAGAAAATGGCGCAGGTAAATCCACACTGATGAATGTCCTATTCGGTCTTTATCAGCCGGAACAGGGAGAAATCCGTGTCGAAGGCAAGAAAGTCGAAATCAATGACCCGAATGCTGCCAATAGACTGGGTATCGGGATGGTGCATCAGCACTTCATGCTGATCGACACATTCACTGTCGCCCAAAATATCGTTCTTGGCAGCGAGCCGAAAAAAGGACTGAAGATCGATATGAAAAAAGCGATCCGTGAAGTCCAGGAACTTTCCGACCGATACGGCTTGCAGGTGGATGCCACTGCCAAGATCAGCGATATCTCGGTAGGCATGCAGCAGCGGGTGGAAATCCTGAAGACCTTGTACCGCGGTGCGAATGTCGTCATATTGGACGAGCCTACCGCTGTATTGACCCCGCAGGAAATCAAGGAATTGATCGTTATTTTGCGGACTTTGATCAAAGAAGGTAAATCCATCATTTTGATCACCCATAAATTAAAAGAAATCATGGAAGTATGCGACCGCTGTACTGTCATCAGAAAAGGGCAGGGAATCGGCACAGTAGAGGTATCCGAAACGAATCCAAATGAGCTTGCTTCTTTGATGGTGGGCCGTGAGATTCGCTTCTCGACGGAAAAACAGCCTGGCGATCCGAAAGAAACGATTCTTTCCATCAAAGGTCTTACTGTAGAGGACTCCCGTCATGTCGACATGGTAAAAGGGCTGGATCTTGATATACGTGCAGGTGAAATTGTCGGAATTGCCGGAGTAGATGGAAATGGGCAAACAGAATTAATTGAGGCAATTACCGGACTTCGCAAAAAGAAGGCTGGCAAGGTAATGCTGAAAAACCAGGACATCACCGATATGCCTGTCCGCGCCATAACAGAAAGCGGTGTCGGCCATATCCCGCAGGACCGTCACAAGCTGGGGCTGGTCCTTGATTTTTCCGTAGGGGAAAACATCGTCCTGCAGACCTACTATCAAAAGCCTTACTCTAAAGGCGGTATCCTTTCCTTCAAACGGATTTTCGACAAAGCGAAAACGCTGATTGACGAATATGATGTGCGTACGCCAAGTCACCTGACGAAAGCTCGCGCTTTATCCGGAGGGAATCAGCAAAAGGCGATCATCGGGCGTGAAATCGATCGCAACCCGGATTTATTGATTGCTGCGCAGCCGACACGCGGTCTTGATGTGGGAGCCATCGAGTTCATACATAAGCGCTTGATCGAGCAGCGTGATCAAGGTAAAGCTGTATTGCTTGTCTCCTTCGAATTAGATGAAATCCTTAATGTGAGTGATCGGATTGCCGTCATGTTCGACGGGAAAATCATTGCGGTAGTCGATCCGAAGGAAACAAATGAACAGGAGCTCGGATTATTGATGGCAGGTTCGAAGCTTGAGAAAGAAGGGGCGCAAAACTAA
- a CDS encoding BMP family protein, whose product MKMRRYAVLLGLILVVGVVLSACGSGSSSSGQGGSDDSFKTAMVTDTGGIDDKSFNQSAWEGLTKFGEDNDLKEKEGYDYLQSNSASDYTTNLNRLVQSNTDLIFGVGFKLAEDIGKVADQNKETHFAIIDSVVEKENVASIVFEEQQGSFLAGVAAATKSESGKIGFVGGEESELIKKFEAGYVAGAKSVNKDIEVDVQYAGSFGAPDKGKLIASNMYNSGVDVIYHSAGGTGNGVFAQAKDLKNNDPEGNYWVIGVDRDQYDEGQIGDNNVTLTSMLKAVDVAVAKVAQDSKDGKFPGGEIVSFGLKDDGIGIAETNKEAYTDDIKSAVDEWKQKIIDGDVTAPSTDDELKEYVDSL is encoded by the coding sequence TTGAAAATGCGTCGTTATGCAGTACTTTTAGGTTTGATCCTTGTGGTCGGTGTCGTACTAAGTGCATGCGGATCAGGCAGCAGCAGCTCCGGTCAAGGCGGAAGCGATGACAGCTTCAAAACAGCAATGGTGACTGATACTGGCGGTATCGATGATAAATCATTCAACCAGTCCGCTTGGGAAGGTCTTACAAAGTTCGGTGAAGACAACGACCTAAAAGAGAAAGAAGGGTATGATTACCTTCAATCAAACAGTGCATCTGATTATACAACAAACCTGAATCGCCTCGTGCAATCCAACACGGATCTGATTTTTGGTGTCGGGTTCAAACTTGCGGAGGATATCGGTAAGGTTGCCGATCAGAACAAAGAAACGCATTTTGCCATCATTGATTCTGTCGTAGAAAAAGAGAATGTAGCAAGCATCGTATTCGAAGAGCAGCAAGGCTCTTTCCTTGCTGGTGTAGCTGCAGCGACAAAGTCCGAATCCGGTAAAATCGGCTTCGTTGGCGGAGAAGAAAGTGAATTGATCAAGAAGTTTGAAGCAGGATACGTTGCTGGTGCGAAATCAGTCAATAAAGATATCGAAGTGGATGTACAGTATGCCGGCTCCTTCGGTGCACCTGACAAAGGTAAATTGATTGCATCTAATATGTACAACTCCGGCGTGGATGTCATCTATCATTCTGCCGGCGGTACTGGAAATGGTGTATTCGCCCAAGCAAAAGACTTGAAAAACAATGATCCAGAAGGAAACTACTGGGTGATCGGTGTCGACCGTGACCAGTATGATGAAGGCCAAATCGGAGATAACAACGTGACATTGACAAGCATGCTGAAAGCTGTTGATGTTGCGGTAGCCAAAGTCGCCCAAGACTCCAAAGATGGCAAATTCCCTGGAGGAGAAATCGTATCATTCGGTTTGAAAGATGATGGAATCGGTATTGCAGAAACTAATAAAGAAGCATATACAGACGATATCAAATCAGCTGTGGACGAATGGAAGCAAAAAATCATCGATGGTGATGTAACTGCTCCATCCACGGATGACGAACTGAAGGAATATGTAGATTCTCTATAA
- a CDS encoding DNA translocase FtsK encodes MAKRKTKKRQTKFKHVMSFEVIGLLLIFLAVFGSGAGAISDGAIPNALEHLFRFFFGSWYFLLAVFMGGVGIYLMARCKKPNLLHKKLIGLYLITAGILLFTHIQAFEDKLSQVEQPSIIKTTWNYYLAYIQDTIDPAALGGGMAGAILFALSYYLLSATGAKIIAFFLVVIGILILSNTSFSAVVQKLVDAVKKGASASSAKVKDKLSENKERKKTERPQRKPKRKPVLAGKEEAAEAEPIHEEPIIEDFTNIAYAEPEPEIIEPKQEAPKETEEEPAEEKEALPASELENRDYQLPSITLLKQPKKNSQKQERSQIQAVARKLEQTFQSFGVKAKVSKVHVGPAVTKYEVYPDTGVKVSKIVNLHDDLALALAAKDIRIEAPIPGKSAVGIEVPNKEVASVSLREVLDNSQMKSGSKLSFALGRDISGESVVAELNKMPHLLVAGATGSGKSVCINGIITSILMQAKPHEVKMMMIDPKKVELNVYNGIPHLLTPVVTDPKKAARALKKVVAEMERRYDLFSESGTRNIEGYNAYIKKQNEQNEEEQPFLPFIVVLVDELADLMMVASSEVEDAITRLAQMARAAGIHLIIATQRPSVDVITGVIKANIPSRIAFSVSSQIDSRTILDSGGAEKLLGRGDMLFVPVGTSKPTRIQGAFLSDEEVEKVVDHCIQQQKAQYQTDMIPEEEQDVQSEVEDELYHDAVFLVTDMQSASVSMLQRRFRIGYTRAARLIDAMEERGVVGPYEGSKPRQVLVSKSAEDKLS; translated from the coding sequence ATGGCTAAACGAAAAACAAAAAAACGTCAAACCAAGTTCAAGCATGTGATGAGCTTTGAAGTAATCGGACTGTTATTGATATTTCTCGCTGTTTTCGGAAGTGGCGCAGGGGCCATCAGTGACGGGGCCATACCGAATGCATTGGAGCATTTGTTCCGGTTCTTCTTCGGAAGCTGGTACTTCCTGCTTGCTGTCTTTATGGGCGGAGTGGGCATCTACTTGATGGCCAGATGCAAGAAACCGAATTTGCTTCATAAGAAGCTGATCGGACTGTATCTTATCACTGCTGGGATCCTGCTGTTCACACACATCCAGGCATTCGAGGATAAGCTGAGCCAAGTGGAGCAGCCGTCCATCATCAAGACGACATGGAACTACTATTTGGCTTATATACAAGATACGATCGATCCCGCCGCATTAGGCGGAGGGATGGCAGGTGCCATCCTGTTCGCATTGAGCTACTATTTGCTTTCGGCAACTGGTGCCAAGATCATCGCTTTCTTCCTGGTTGTCATCGGGATTTTGATTTTAAGCAATACCTCCTTTTCTGCAGTTGTCCAAAAATTGGTCGATGCAGTGAAAAAAGGGGCAAGCGCATCTTCTGCCAAGGTGAAAGACAAGCTTTCCGAGAACAAGGAGCGTAAAAAGACAGAACGCCCGCAAAGGAAGCCAAAACGTAAGCCGGTGCTGGCAGGGAAAGAGGAAGCGGCAGAAGCGGAACCGATTCACGAAGAACCGATCATCGAGGATTTCACGAATATTGCCTACGCGGAACCCGAACCGGAAATCATCGAGCCGAAGCAGGAAGCCCCTAAAGAGACAGAAGAGGAGCCGGCAGAGGAGAAAGAGGCGCTGCCTGCCTCTGAGCTGGAAAACAGGGATTACCAGCTGCCTAGCATCACCTTGCTGAAACAGCCGAAGAAAAACAGCCAGAAACAAGAACGATCCCAGATTCAGGCTGTCGCCAGGAAGCTCGAGCAGACATTCCAGAGCTTCGGCGTCAAAGCGAAGGTAAGCAAGGTACATGTCGGACCAGCTGTGACAAAGTATGAAGTGTATCCGGATACCGGAGTGAAGGTGAGCAAGATCGTGAATCTTCATGATGATCTGGCACTTGCCCTGGCAGCGAAGGATATCCGGATTGAAGCCCCGATACCAGGCAAATCGGCAGTAGGTATCGAAGTGCCGAATAAGGAAGTCGCAAGTGTATCACTGCGGGAAGTGCTCGATAATAGCCAGATGAAATCCGGCTCCAAGCTGAGCTTTGCGCTCGGCCGTGATATTTCCGGAGAGTCGGTGGTAGCGGAATTGAACAAGATGCCCCATCTGCTTGTGGCAGGAGCTACCGGAAGCGGTAAAAGCGTGTGCATAAACGGCATCATCACAAGCATCCTCATGCAGGCGAAACCACATGAAGTCAAAATGATGATGATCGATCCGAAAAAAGTGGAGCTGAATGTTTATAATGGCATCCCTCATCTGCTGACGCCCGTTGTGACAGATCCGAAAAAAGCGGCAAGGGCCCTGAAAAAAGTCGTGGCGGAAATGGAACGGCGATATGATCTGTTCTCCGAATCCGGAACGAGAAATATCGAAGGCTACAATGCCTATATCAAAAAGCAAAATGAACAGAATGAGGAAGAACAGCCATTTTTGCCATTCATTGTCGTGTTGGTCGATGAGCTTGCCGACTTGATGATGGTCGCTTCCAGTGAAGTGGAGGATGCCATCACAAGATTGGCACAGATGGCACGCGCTGCCGGGATCCATTTGATCATCGCCACGCAGCGTCCGTCTGTCGATGTCATCACCGGGGTCATCAAGGCAAACATCCCATCCCGGATTGCCTTCAGCGTAAGCTCCCAGATCGACTCCCGGACCATTCTCGACAGCGGGGGCGCCGAGAAGCTGCTCGGACGGGGTGATATGCTGTTTGTGCCAGTCGGCACCTCCAAGCCGACACGCATCCAAGGTGCTTTCCTATCGGATGAAGAAGTGGAGAAGGTTGTCGATCATTGCATCCAGCAGCAAAAAGCGCAATATCAGACCGATATGATCCCGGAGGAAGAACAGGATGTGCAATCCGAAGTCGAGGATGAACTATATCATGATGCGGTCTTCCTCGTAACGGATATGCAGAGTGCCAGTGTCTCCATGCTGCAGCGTCGTTTCCGCATCGGCTATACAAGAGCGGCCCGTTTGATAGATGCGATGGAAGAACGCGGTGTCGTGGGACCTTATGAAGGGAGCAAGCCGCGGCAAGTGCTGGTTTCAAAATCGGCAGAGGACAAACTTTCGTAG
- a CDS encoding YlzJ-like family protein, which produces MILYTPLAAEDIFPAETKEFDSHQIMQYRGRTVQAEHLGNGTYRVHQLLSTDPADFLDESCAPGKLFSL; this is translated from the coding sequence ATGATCCTGTATACACCGCTCGCTGCCGAGGACATTTTCCCCGCCGAAACGAAAGAATTCGATTCCCATCAAATCATGCAGTACAGGGGAAGGACGGTGCAGGCTGAACATCTGGGCAACGGCACGTATCGCGTTCATCAGCTATTATCGACGGATCCGGCTGATTTCCTGGATGAAAGCTGTGCTCCCGGAAAGTTATTCTCTTTATAA
- a CDS encoding ATP-dependent Clp protease proteolytic subunit produces the protein MAKERNDNQENENEESGGKSIIEKIQQLGQTSVAQAPDSRVHVLSIIGQIEGHMQLPPQNKTTKYEHVIPQLIAIEQNPKIEGLIVLMNTVGGDVEAGLAISEMIASLSKPSVSIVLGGGHSIGAPIAVSTDYSFIVPTATMTIHPIRLTGLVIGVPQTFEYLDKMQDRVISFVTSHSSITEEKFKELMFAKGNLTRDIGTNVVGTDAVSFGLIHEVGGVEHAMKKLNELMDQRKAALNGELQ, from the coding sequence ATGGCAAAGGAACGTAATGATAACCAAGAGAATGAAAACGAAGAATCCGGCGGGAAATCCATCATTGAAAAAATCCAGCAGCTCGGTCAGACATCGGTTGCCCAGGCACCTGACTCCCGTGTCCATGTACTGTCCATCATCGGTCAGATAGAAGGGCATATGCAGCTGCCGCCGCAAAATAAAACGACGAAATATGAGCATGTCATCCCTCAATTGATCGCAATCGAACAAAATCCAAAGATAGAGGGATTGATAGTGCTGATGAATACGGTCGGGGGAGATGTAGAAGCAGGACTTGCCATTTCAGAGATGATTGCATCGCTTTCCAAGCCGTCGGTCTCCATCGTCCTGGGGGGCGGACATTCAATCGGTGCACCAATCGCAGTGAGCACAGATTATAGTTTCATCGTACCGACCGCAACGATGACGATTCACCCGATCCGGCTGACCGGACTCGTAATCGGCGTACCGCAGACCTTTGAATATCTGGATAAAATGCAGGATCGGGTCATCAGCTTCGTTACCTCTCATTCTTCCATCACCGAAGAAAAATTCAAAGAGCTCATGTTTGCCAAAGGCAACCTGACGAGGGACATCGGTACGAATGTCGTCGGGACAGATGCAGTATCCTTTGGGCTGATCCATGAAGTCGGCGGTGTGGAGCATGCGATGAAGAAGCTGAATGAATTGATGGATCAGCGAAAAGCAGCCCTGAATGGGGAATTGCAATGA
- the dapA gene encoding 4-hydroxy-tetrahydrodipicolinate synthase, with translation MKFGKIITAMVTPFDNDGKIDFDATARLLDYLIENGTDAVVVAGTTGESPTLSHEEKLQLFRHVVKTAGGRIPIIAGTGSNNTKDSIELTKEAEEIGVDAALIVAPYYNKPNQRGLYAHFEAVANSTKLPIMLYNIPGRSVVKIEAETVIKLSKIKNIVSVKDSTGDLSAMTKVIANTPDDFSLYSGDDDLTLPVAAIGGDGIVSVSSHVVGNEMQAMLQAYEAGDIGEAARIHQQILPVMQGMFQAPSPTPVKEALNQKGVTVGGVRLPLVELTEAEKENISKLLK, from the coding sequence ATGAAATTCGGTAAAATTATTACAGCGATGGTAACGCCATTCGATAATGATGGGAAAATTGATTTCGACGCCACTGCCCGTTTGCTCGATTATTTGATTGAAAACGGGACAGACGCTGTCGTCGTAGCTGGTACGACAGGTGAATCGCCGACACTTTCCCACGAAGAAAAGCTTCAGCTGTTCCGCCATGTGGTAAAAACAGCTGGCGGCCGGATTCCAATTATCGCGGGAACCGGCAGCAATAACACGAAAGACAGTATCGAACTGACAAAAGAAGCAGAGGAAATCGGTGTCGATGCAGCCTTGATCGTCGCGCCATATTACAACAAACCGAACCAGCGCGGATTATATGCGCATTTCGAAGCAGTGGCAAATAGCACGAAGCTGCCGATCATGCTTTACAATATTCCTGGACGGTCCGTGGTGAAAATCGAAGCGGAAACGGTGATTAAGCTTTCAAAAATCAAAAACATTGTTTCCGTGAAGGATTCCACTGGGGATTTGAGCGCCATGACGAAGGTCATCGCCAATACGCCTGATGATTTCAGCCTGTACAGCGGTGATGATGATTTGACCCTTCCGGTGGCTGCCATCGGCGGCGATGGAATCGTATCCGTATCCTCCCATGTGGTCGGAAATGAAATGCAGGCCATGCTGCAGGCATATGAAGCTGGTGATATCGGAGAAGCTGCCCGCATCCATCAGCAAATCCTGCCGGTAATGCAAGGCATGTTCCAGGCGCCGAGTCCGACACCGGTGAAAGAAGCATTGAACCAAAAAGGTGTGACAGTAGGCGGCGTCCGTCTGCCGCTTGTGGAACTGACGGAAGCAGAGAAAGAAAACATCAGCAAGCTCTTGAAATGA